The Bombus terrestris chromosome 16, iyBomTerr1.2, whole genome shotgun sequence genome includes a region encoding these proteins:
- the LOC100644911 gene encoding forkhead box protein D1 isoform X1, with the protein MNYDLDKSRMVSHVIPVAGELQQGNGNLGVAGLGGMQESSHSLKIKQEPFQVSPPSPLPPLHQVSSFVSEMQNGCIGVSKELDSTVSLARGLTSHHASLSHHHSHHSLHSPNSAVSMHSTGSTHHHLDEKGSSPSGALHSTTNSNPSTPSTPSTPTTAADGSSTATGTGNTSGSNSDSASKKPPYSYVALIAMAIQHSAQKRATLSEIYAYITARFPYFQKNKKGWQNSIRHNLSLNECFVKVPRDGGGERKGNFWTLDPQYADMFENGNYRRRRRMKRPYRNAPYHKPLFGDPFSPTHVHLGPRNLFGHSPPSYAPSTYPRYDTSAWSLQQSQLSYSHCQSLQPQLQPMQSMQIPTMNGYSQLGTSLTFQGNYLDVPGGTTSSPGSMGSGSFGSSFARRHDAAMTQETVPARCYWPEMVNVKEEPGTVAVSSTSVGGVGVPSGMMGSTTPTGVSTSGFAPMEFQSRSKCFM; encoded by the exons ATGAATTACGACCTGGATAAGTCAAGGATGGTCTCGCACGTCATTCCCGTCGCTGGG GAACTGCAGCAAGGTAATGGAAATTTGGGAGTCGCAGGGTTGGGAGGGATGCAGGAGTCGTCCCACTCATTGAAGATCAAGCAAGAGCCGTTTCAGGTGTCTCCACCGTCACCTCTTCCGCCTCTGCACCAAG TAAGCAGCTTCGTATCAGAGATGCAGAATGGCTGTATCGGCGTGTCGAAGGAGCTGGACTCCACAGTGAGCCTCGCGAGAGGGCTGACATCGCACCACGCCTCCCTGAGTCATCATCACTCTCACCATAGTCTTCACAGCCCGAATTCTGCGGTGTCTATGCACTCCACAGGTTCCACTCATCATCACCTCGATGAAAAAGGATCATCCCCGAGCGGAGCTCTTCACAGCACCACGAACAGCAATCCTTCGACACCGTCGACACCCTCGACGCCTACCACAGCGGCAGATGGGTCCTCCACAGCGACTGGAACAGGAAATACAAGTGGTAGTAACAGCGATTCCGCCAGCAAGAAACCGCCGTACAGTTACGTCGCTCTAATTGCTATGGCGATTCAACATAGTGCTCAGAAGAGGGCGACCTTGAGTGAGATTTATGCTTACATCACTGCCAGGTTCCCATATTTTCAGAAGAATAAGAAAGGTTGGCAGAACTCTATCAGGCATAATCTATCCTTGAACGAGTGCTTCGTGAAGGTTCCCCGTGATGGAGGTggcgagagaaaaggaaatttttgGACTCTCG ATCCCCAATACGCGGATATGTTTGAAAATGGTAACTACAGAAGACGTAGACGCATGAAGCGACCATACAGAAATGCACCGTATCATAAACCGCTATTTGGCGATCCTTTCTCTCCAACACACGTTCATTTAGGTCCTAGGAACCTGTTTGGTCACTCTCCGCCATCTTATGCTCCGTCTACATATCCCAGATACGACACAAG TGCTTGGAGTCTTCAGCAATCTCAGCTGTCCTACAGCCATTGTCAATCA CTTCAGCCACAGTTGCAGCCAATGCAATCCATGCAGATCCCAACCATGAATGGCTACAGTCAATTAGGCACCTCGTTAA CGTTTCAAGGCAATTATTTGGATGTTCCAGGTGGAACCACGAGTTCCCCAGGTTCTATGGGTAGTGGTTCCTTTGGTAGCAGCTTCGCTAGGAGGCATGACGCCGCCATGACCCAGGAAACCGTACCTGCCAGGTGCTATTGGCCAGaaa TGGTGAACGTGAAGGAGGAGCCGGGAACTGTGGCAGTATCTAGCACCAGCGTGGGTGGTGTGGGTGTTCCTTCAGGAATGATGGGATCTACAACTCCAACAGGAGTTTCTACGAGCGGATTCGCGCCCATGGAGTTTCAATCTCGGTCCAAGTGCTTCATGTGA
- the LOC100644911 gene encoding forkhead box protein I1-B isoform X2, with amino-acid sequence MNYDLDKSRMVSHVIPVAGELQQGNGNLGVAGLGGMQESSHSLKIKQEPFQVSPPSPLPPLHQVSSFVSEMQNGCIGVSKELDSTVSLARGLTSHHASLSHHHSHHSLHSPNSAVSMHSTGSTHHHLDEKGSSPSGALHSTTNSNPSTPSTPSTPTTAADGSSTATGTGNTSGSNSDSASKKPPYSYVALIAMAIQHSAQKRATLSEIYAYITARFPYFQKNKKGWQNSIRHNLSLNECFVKVPRDGGGERKGNFWTLDPQYADMFENGNYRRRRRMKRPYRNAPYHKPLFGDPFSPTHVHLGPRNLFGHSPPSYAPSTYPRYDTSAWSLQQSQLSYSHCQSLQPQLQPMQSMQIPTMNGYSQLGTSLSNYLDVPGGTTSSPGSMGSGSFGSSFARRHDAAMTQETVPARCYWPEMVNVKEEPGTVAVSSTSVGGVGVPSGMMGSTTPTGVSTSGFAPMEFQSRSKCFM; translated from the exons ATGAATTACGACCTGGATAAGTCAAGGATGGTCTCGCACGTCATTCCCGTCGCTGGG GAACTGCAGCAAGGTAATGGAAATTTGGGAGTCGCAGGGTTGGGAGGGATGCAGGAGTCGTCCCACTCATTGAAGATCAAGCAAGAGCCGTTTCAGGTGTCTCCACCGTCACCTCTTCCGCCTCTGCACCAAG TAAGCAGCTTCGTATCAGAGATGCAGAATGGCTGTATCGGCGTGTCGAAGGAGCTGGACTCCACAGTGAGCCTCGCGAGAGGGCTGACATCGCACCACGCCTCCCTGAGTCATCATCACTCTCACCATAGTCTTCACAGCCCGAATTCTGCGGTGTCTATGCACTCCACAGGTTCCACTCATCATCACCTCGATGAAAAAGGATCATCCCCGAGCGGAGCTCTTCACAGCACCACGAACAGCAATCCTTCGACACCGTCGACACCCTCGACGCCTACCACAGCGGCAGATGGGTCCTCCACAGCGACTGGAACAGGAAATACAAGTGGTAGTAACAGCGATTCCGCCAGCAAGAAACCGCCGTACAGTTACGTCGCTCTAATTGCTATGGCGATTCAACATAGTGCTCAGAAGAGGGCGACCTTGAGTGAGATTTATGCTTACATCACTGCCAGGTTCCCATATTTTCAGAAGAATAAGAAAGGTTGGCAGAACTCTATCAGGCATAATCTATCCTTGAACGAGTGCTTCGTGAAGGTTCCCCGTGATGGAGGTggcgagagaaaaggaaatttttgGACTCTCG ATCCCCAATACGCGGATATGTTTGAAAATGGTAACTACAGAAGACGTAGACGCATGAAGCGACCATACAGAAATGCACCGTATCATAAACCGCTATTTGGCGATCCTTTCTCTCCAACACACGTTCATTTAGGTCCTAGGAACCTGTTTGGTCACTCTCCGCCATCTTATGCTCCGTCTACATATCCCAGATACGACACAAG TGCTTGGAGTCTTCAGCAATCTCAGCTGTCCTACAGCCATTGTCAATCA CTTCAGCCACAGTTGCAGCCAATGCAATCCATGCAGATCCCAACCATGAATGGCTACAGTCAATTAGGCACCTCGTTAA GCAATTATTTGGATGTTCCAGGTGGAACCACGAGTTCCCCAGGTTCTATGGGTAGTGGTTCCTTTGGTAGCAGCTTCGCTAGGAGGCATGACGCCGCCATGACCCAGGAAACCGTACCTGCCAGGTGCTATTGGCCAGaaa TGGTGAACGTGAAGGAGGAGCCGGGAACTGTGGCAGTATCTAGCACCAGCGTGGGTGGTGTGGGTGTTCCTTCAGGAATGATGGGATCTACAACTCCAACAGGAGTTTCTACGAGCGGATTCGCGCCCATGGAGTTTCAATCTCGGTCCAAGTGCTTCATGTGA
- the LOC100644911 gene encoding forkhead box protein I1-B isoform X3 gives MNYDLDKSRMVSHVIPVAGELQQGNGNLGVAGLGGMQESSHSLKIKQEPFQVSPPSPLPPLHQVSSFVSEMQNGCIGVSKELDSTVSLARGLTSHHASLSHHHSHHSLHSPNSAVSMHSTGSTHHHLDEKGSSPSGALHSTTNSNPSTPSTPSTPTTAADGSSTATGTGNTSGSNSDSASKKPPYSYVALIAMAIQHSAQKRATLSEIYAYITARFPYFQKNKKGWQNSIRHNLSLNECFVKVPRDGGGERKGNFWTLDPQYADMFENGNYRRRRRMKRPYRNAPYHKPLFGDPFSPTHVHLGPRNLFGHSPPSYAPSTYPRYDTSAWSLQQSQLSYSHCQSLQPQLQPMQSMQIPTMNGYSQLGTSLSGTTSSPGSMGSGSFGSSFARRHDAAMTQETVPARCYWPEMVNVKEEPGTVAVSSTSVGGVGVPSGMMGSTTPTGVSTSGFAPMEFQSRSKCFM, from the exons ATGAATTACGACCTGGATAAGTCAAGGATGGTCTCGCACGTCATTCCCGTCGCTGGG GAACTGCAGCAAGGTAATGGAAATTTGGGAGTCGCAGGGTTGGGAGGGATGCAGGAGTCGTCCCACTCATTGAAGATCAAGCAAGAGCCGTTTCAGGTGTCTCCACCGTCACCTCTTCCGCCTCTGCACCAAG TAAGCAGCTTCGTATCAGAGATGCAGAATGGCTGTATCGGCGTGTCGAAGGAGCTGGACTCCACAGTGAGCCTCGCGAGAGGGCTGACATCGCACCACGCCTCCCTGAGTCATCATCACTCTCACCATAGTCTTCACAGCCCGAATTCTGCGGTGTCTATGCACTCCACAGGTTCCACTCATCATCACCTCGATGAAAAAGGATCATCCCCGAGCGGAGCTCTTCACAGCACCACGAACAGCAATCCTTCGACACCGTCGACACCCTCGACGCCTACCACAGCGGCAGATGGGTCCTCCACAGCGACTGGAACAGGAAATACAAGTGGTAGTAACAGCGATTCCGCCAGCAAGAAACCGCCGTACAGTTACGTCGCTCTAATTGCTATGGCGATTCAACATAGTGCTCAGAAGAGGGCGACCTTGAGTGAGATTTATGCTTACATCACTGCCAGGTTCCCATATTTTCAGAAGAATAAGAAAGGTTGGCAGAACTCTATCAGGCATAATCTATCCTTGAACGAGTGCTTCGTGAAGGTTCCCCGTGATGGAGGTggcgagagaaaaggaaatttttgGACTCTCG ATCCCCAATACGCGGATATGTTTGAAAATGGTAACTACAGAAGACGTAGACGCATGAAGCGACCATACAGAAATGCACCGTATCATAAACCGCTATTTGGCGATCCTTTCTCTCCAACACACGTTCATTTAGGTCCTAGGAACCTGTTTGGTCACTCTCCGCCATCTTATGCTCCGTCTACATATCCCAGATACGACACAAG TGCTTGGAGTCTTCAGCAATCTCAGCTGTCCTACAGCCATTGTCAATCA CTTCAGCCACAGTTGCAGCCAATGCAATCCATGCAGATCCCAACCATGAATGGCTACAGTCAATTAGGCACCTCGTTAA GTGGAACCACGAGTTCCCCAGGTTCTATGGGTAGTGGTTCCTTTGGTAGCAGCTTCGCTAGGAGGCATGACGCCGCCATGACCCAGGAAACCGTACCTGCCAGGTGCTATTGGCCAGaaa TGGTGAACGTGAAGGAGGAGCCGGGAACTGTGGCAGTATCTAGCACCAGCGTGGGTGGTGTGGGTGTTCCTTCAGGAATGATGGGATCTACAACTCCAACAGGAGTTTCTACGAGCGGATTCGCGCCCATGGAGTTTCAATCTCGGTCCAAGTGCTTCATGTGA